A DNA window from Streptomyces canus contains the following coding sequences:
- the pth gene encoding aminoacyl-tRNA hydrolase codes for MDVTTPANGPWLIVGLGNPGPEYAGHRHNVGFRVADLLAERVGGRFKRAGKAQAQVVEGRIGPPGPGNRRVILAKPMSFMNLSGGPVNALKDFYKVPVANIVAIHDELDIDYGTLRLKLGGGDNGHNGLKSMTKAFGSEYHRVRFGIGRPPGRMQVADFVLKDFSSSERKELDYFVDRAADAVEALVIEGLERAQSTYNS; via the coding sequence ATGGACGTGACTACCCCCGCCAACGGCCCCTGGCTGATCGTCGGCCTCGGCAATCCGGGGCCCGAGTACGCGGGCCATCGGCACAACGTCGGCTTCAGGGTGGCCGATCTGCTGGCCGAGCGGGTCGGGGGCCGGTTCAAGCGGGCCGGGAAGGCGCAGGCCCAGGTCGTGGAGGGGCGGATCGGGCCGCCGGGGCCGGGGAACCGGCGGGTGATCCTGGCGAAGCCGATGTCGTTCATGAACCTGTCCGGCGGTCCGGTGAACGCGCTCAAGGACTTCTACAAGGTGCCGGTCGCCAACATCGTCGCCATCCATGACGAGCTGGACATCGACTACGGCACCCTGCGGCTGAAGCTGGGCGGCGGGGACAACGGTCACAACGGGCTGAAGTCGATGACGAAGGCGTTCGGGTCGGAGTATCACCGGGTGCGGTTCGGGATCGGGCGTCCTCCGGGCCGTATGCAGGTCGCGGACTTCGTGCTGAAGGACTTCTCGTCGAGCGAGCGCAAGGAGCTCGACTACTTCGTGGACCGGGCGGCCGACGCGGTGGAGGCGCTGGTGATCGAGGGTCTCGAGCGGGCGCAAAGCACGTACAACTCCTGA
- a CDS encoding LPXTG cell wall anchor domain-containing protein — MRTLSRVGAVCAVASAAFLVAPVAHATAPGDNGTVKIHDATTGEELRKNEPHVCTFYLDAFGFDAVQEVDWHIEAWAPTADVKGETVKSGEITLDTDGHGRTEDLSLPDGHYKLFWNFDGEKGAAKHKVFWTDCEDEEGGGGTTATPTASASGTPGSGESASPSADPSGSAGAGTSPSASSSSSASASAQGSTGDLAETGNGAPVGLLSGAAAALLAAGGYLVVRRRRA; from the coding sequence ATGCGTACCCTCTCCCGCGTCGGCGCCGTGTGCGCCGTCGCTTCGGCGGCCTTTCTGGTCGCACCGGTCGCCCACGCCACCGCTCCCGGTGACAACGGAACCGTGAAGATCCACGACGCCACCACCGGCGAAGAGCTCCGTAAGAACGAGCCGCACGTCTGCACCTTCTACCTCGACGCCTTCGGCTTCGACGCCGTCCAGGAGGTCGACTGGCACATCGAGGCCTGGGCCCCGACGGCCGACGTCAAGGGCGAGACCGTGAAGTCCGGCGAGATCACGCTGGACACCGACGGTCACGGCCGTACGGAGGACCTGTCACTGCCCGACGGGCACTACAAGCTGTTCTGGAACTTCGACGGAGAGAAGGGCGCCGCCAAGCACAAGGTGTTCTGGACGGACTGCGAGGACGAGGAAGGCGGCGGCGGTACGACGGCCACGCCCACCGCGTCGGCCTCCGGCACTCCCGGGTCGGGCGAATCCGCCTCTCCCAGCGCCGATCCCAGCGGATCCGCTGGGGCCGGGACCTCCCCGTCGGCCTCTTCCTCCTCGTCCGCTTCCGCTTCCGCGCAGGGCTCCACCGGTGACCTCGCGGAGACCGGGAACGGCGCTCCCGTCGGCCTGCTCTCGGGTGCCGCGGCGGCGCTGCTGGCGGCCGGCGGTTACCTCGTCGTCAGGCGGCGCCGGGCCTGA